The DNA window CAATTCCATGGAATAATGTTGACATCACTGTTTACTTTATATGTTTTAGAAACTCACCTTCTTCATGGACTCGTAGTACAGAAAAAGTGTATTTTCATCATGTTGATTCTTCTCCCAGCTCTGGACATGATCAATCCAAGATCCATAGACCACTGcaatagaaagaaagaaatgttagTCCTAATTGGAAATGTGATGTTGCCATTTGTTAGACATGATTGTTTTACTCCAGTTTCCATATAGTTTGGTATCCAGACTGTGACTAAGAAGTGGGATTATTTCTAATCAAAGTTCTTGAATGAATACAATGGAAGAAACATTTCCAGCATCATGAACCAGTAGTAGCATAATTCTAAGAAAGTGGAATGTATCTTATTGTTTACAAATCTGTACCGAACACGAAGCAAGGCTGAACAATATGCTTACCTTCTCCTTTCAAGAACATGTCCAAAAAGGTTGACCACTTCTCAATCTTGGGCAGAAGAGGGTTTTGTTGGTAGTAGTGAAACATTGAAACTGCAGTGTCTTTGGGATTCCTGATCACATAAATCatctgtaaagaaaataaaggtaaATTTAGACATACTTCATTATTTAATCACAACTTTTAGGAACGTCATGTATAGGACTAATAAACGCCCAGTCATTTTCAACTAATCTTTAAGAGTTGAGAAGTGTACTGGAGGTTGCCAGTGCCTACcttgcatttctttgttttgaacTGCACAGGGATCATGTCATGGCTGAGGTGTGTGGGGATGAGTCTCTTGCTGGGCAGGTTCCTCAGGTCGTCAAATTTGGAGAGATCTCCAAACTCCAGAGCTGAAGTCAGGGTCACCTGGCCTGTTGCGTTGTTGTCGCTGTTGCAGTGGTACAGGTTCTTCATGATCTCTGTCAGCCAATGGGTGCCTGGGAGAAGCCAAAAGATCACGTGTGAAATCAAGCTGTCAGGTTTCAAAAACCACATAAATGTGGGAGACAGAAAGAAAGTTTTCAGAAAACCCATGCTCTGGAGAGGAATGTTCTTACCTGATTTTGGATAGGACACTAAGACTACATCATCTTCTCTGGCCTCAAACGTGTCCAGGGCTTGGAGCAGCTCTGTGGAGACCGTGGTTGAGAAGGGAATGCCCTTGAAGCTGTGAATAAGCTCTGTTTGTTCCGGCATCGTTAGGTGATTGTATCCTCACAAGCAGTCTGAAGTCTGCAGATGTAGTGTAGTCGAGGTGGATAATTCAGAGACGGCTCTCTCTCAGATTATATAGCCTTGGCATAACGGAACTTACAGCAATGATGTGATGCAACGGAAAGTTATCCAGACCTTTCAGACGC is part of the Lepisosteus oculatus isolate fLepOcu1 chromosome 7, fLepOcu1.hap2, whole genome shotgun sequence genome and encodes:
- the LOC138240802 gene encoding sulfotransferase 6B1-like, which gives rise to MPEQTELIHSFKGIPFSTTVSTELLQALDTFEAREDDVVLVSYPKSGTHWLTEIMKNLYHCNSDNNATGQVTLTSALEFGDLSKFDDLRNLPSKRLIPTHLSHDMIPVQFKTKKCKMIYVIRNPKDTAVSMFHYYQQNPLLPKIEKWSTFLDMFLKGEVVYGSWIDHVQSWEKNQHDENTLFLYYESMKKDLPKYVKEISSFLNISVSEDQINEIVKKSSFSEMKEKAQKEKVDTKHTVCALTSDKKLIFRKGAVGDWKNHFTSKQNFQFEALFKDKINSSELARQAEYEC